In Perognathus longimembris pacificus isolate PPM17 chromosome 23, ASM2315922v1, whole genome shotgun sequence, a single genomic region encodes these proteins:
- the Ppl gene encoding periplakin isoform X1 — protein sequence MNSLFRKRNKGKYSPSVQTRSISNKELSELIEQLQKNADQVEKNIVDTEAKMQSDLGRLQEGRQPEHQDVALQKTSDSEKLLYVLEADSAIAKHMRHPQGDMIAEDIRQLKERVANLRKKHKQIYSLAVKEMDPQVNWASLVEEKLDKLSGQGFGTELPLVDSQVEQHNIFHNEVKAIGAHLAKDGDKEQNSELQAKYQKLLAASQARQQHLSSLQDYMQRCTNELYWLDQQAKARVQYDWSDRNLDFPSRRRQYENFINRNLEAKEERINKLHSEGDQLLAADHPGRNSIEAHMEAVHADWKEYLNLLICEESHLKYMEDYHQFHKDLKDAQELLRKVDSDLNQKYSPDFKDRYQIELLLRELDDQEKALDKYEDVVRGLQRRGQQVVPLKFRRETPLKPIPVEALCDFEGDQGLISRGYSYTLQKNNGESWELTDSAGNKLTAPAVCFIIPPTDPEALALADSLGSQYRSVRQKAAGSKRTLQQRHEVLRTENPGDASDLQGRQLLASLDKVASDLDRQEKAVTGILRPPLEQGRAVQDSAERSKDLKNITNEVLRMEAEKARSTAECEAFAQALPGSGTAPLLRSRVENINRKYERLVQLLNSAQEKVDTANRLEKSLQQGRELLASHETWLIQDETVPESQNILDSKRQELEAMASELQAQKSLLGEVEQNLQAVKQCSNSLASRFQEHCPDLERQEAEVHKLCQRFDNLCQQVERRAQSLQSARAAYDEYRRGYDHVLQFLSNTPSYEPQETDSLSQVETKLKNQKNLLDELASREQEVQEVYTNSQQYQQAVKDYELEAEKLRSLLDLENGRNSHTGKRARLQSPAAKVKEEEATLAAKFTEVNAINRQRLQNLEFALHLLRQQPEAEVTQETLQGSRPGSGVEEPWKIKKELEEEMERRQQLEKEVRSAQEEIRALQNQGPQESLVRKEVLKKVPDPELEESFQKLQQTLAEEQHKNQLLQEELEALQARLKALEHEMRDGGQEYVVKEVLRIEPDKTQADEVLQLREELEVLRRQKGAREAEVLLLQQRVAALAAEKSQVQEKVIEKEVVKLQNDPELEAEHRRLQEESQQEGRLREKHEEELSFLQAKLRRLEKERAMAEGKITVKEVLKVEKDVAAEREVSELTHQYEDEAAKARAGQREKTELLRKIWALEEENAKVVVQEKVREIVRPDPKAESEVANLRLELVEQERRYRGAEEQLKSYQSELEALRRRGPQVEVKEVTKEVIKYTTDPETEKELQRLREEIVDKTRLIERCDLEIYQLKQEIQSLKDTKPQVQTREVVQEILQFQEDPQTKEEVESLRMKLSEEQKKQVDLQAEQVIQEEKIRNKEEELAQGKERVVRQEVVQYEEEPDLRAEVSAFTDSIDAELRQIDKLRAELRRLQRRRGELERQLEELERERQARRAAELEVQCLQQRLAVLEQKEAEAEAGEKVTRTQKVVLQPDPQQTREHALLQAQLDEERHRRQLLEGELEPLRRKLATLEKAEIKEKVVVSESIQVDKGDTEQEIQKLRKSLEEESRSKRELDTEVTRLEAKLSELEFYNSKSSKELDFLREENHKLQLERQNLQLETRRLQSEIEMVGTETRDLQKMTSVDAGTNQDSRLWSLERELDELKRLSKDKDLEIDELQRRLGSVAVKREQRENHLRRSIVVIDPDTGRELSPEEARRAGLIDWNMFVKLRSQECDWEEISVKGPNGESSVIHDRKSGKKFSIEDALRSGRLTPAQYDRYVNKDMSIQELAVLVSGQK from the exons CATCTCCAACAAGGAGCTCTCGGAGCTGATCGAGCAGCTGCAGAAGAATGCAGACCAGGTGGAAAAGAACATTGTGGACACGGAGGCCAAGATGCAGAGT GACTTGGGCCGGCTGCAGGAGGGACGGCAGCCAGAACACCAGGATGTGGCACTACAGAAGACATCCGACTCGGAGAAGCTGCTTTATGTGCTGGAGGCCGACTCGGCCATCGCCAAGCATATGCGGCACCCGCAGGGGGACATGATTGCTGAGGA cATCCGCCAGCTAAAAGAGCGAGTAGCCAATCTCCGCAAGAAACACAAGCAGATCTACAGCCTGGCGGTGAAGGAGATGGACCCCCAGGTCAACTGGGCGTCACTGGTGGAAGAGAAGCTG GACAAGCTGAGTGGCCAGGGTTTTGGGACGGAGCTGCCGCTGGTAGACAGCCAGGTGGAACAGCACAACATCTTCCACAACGAGGTCAAGGCCATCGGGGCCCACCTGGCTAAGGATGGGGACAAG GAACAGAACAGCGAGCTGCAGGCCAAGTACCAGAAGCTGCTG GCTGCGTCCCAGGCCCGACAGCAACACCTGAGCTCGCTGCAGGATTACATGCAGCGCTGCACCAATGAGTTGTACTGGCTGGACCAGCAGGCCAAGGCCCGCGTGCAGTACGACTGGAGTGATCGCAACCTGGACTTCCCCAGCCGCCGGCGCCAGTATGAG AATTTTATCAACCGGAATCTGGAGGCCAAAGAAGAGAGAATCAACAAGCTGCACAGTGAGGGAGATCAACTACTGGCAGCTGACCACCCGGGGAGGAACTCCATTGAG GCCCACATGGAAGCCGTTCATGCAGACTGGAAGGAGTACCTGAACCTGCTCATCTGCGAAGAGAGTCACCTGAAGTACATGGAGGATTACCATCAG TTCCACAAAGACTTGAAGGACGCTCAAGAGCTGCTGCGCAAGGTGGACTCGGACCTCAACCAGAAATACAGCCCCGACTTCAAGGACCGATACCAGATCGAGCTTCTGCTGCGTGAGCTGGAC GACCAGGAGAAGGCCCTGGACAAATACGAGGATGTGGTGCGGGGGCTGCAGAGGCGCGGGCAGCAGGTGGTGCCGCTCAAATTCCGCCGGGAGACACCCCTCAAGCCCATCCCTGTGGAGGCGCTCTGTGACTTTGAGGGTGACCAG ggCTTGATCTCCCGTGGCTATAGCTACACCTTGCAGAAGAACAACGGGGAGAGCTGGGAACTAACAGATAGCGCTGGGAACAAGCTGACTGCCCCCGCCGTGTGCTTCATCATCCCTCCCACTGACCCAgaggccctggctctggctgACAG CTTGGGCAGTCAGTACCGAAGTGTGCGACAGAAGGCGGCAGGAAGCAAGCGCACCCTGCAGCAGCGGCACGAGGTGCTGAGGACGGAGAACCCTGGAG ATGCCTCTGACCTGCAGGGACGGCAGCTGCTGGCCAGCTTGGACAAGGTGGCCAGTGACTTGGACAGACAGGAGAAAGCCGTCACGGGGATCCTGCGGCCACCCTTGGAGCAGGGACGGGCTGTGCAGGACAGTGCTGAGCGGTCCAAGGACCTCAAG AACATCACCAACGAGGTGTTGCGGATGGAGGCGGAGAAGGCCCGGAGCACAGCCGAGTGCGAGGCGTTCGCCCAGGCACTCCCCGGCAGTGGCACAGCACCCTTGCTGAGGAGCCGGGTGGAGAACATTAATCGGAAATACGAGCGCCTGGTGCAGCTGCTCAACTCGGCCCAGGAGAA GGTGGACACAGCCAACCGCCTTGAGAAGAGCCTGCAGCAGGGCCGGGAGCTGCTGGCCTCCCACGAGACCTGGCTGATCCAGGACGAAACAGTGCCAGAGAGCCAGAACATTCTGGACAGCAAGAGGCAGGAGCTGGAg GCCATGGCCTCTGAGCTGCAGGCCCAGAAGTCCCTCCTGGGTGAGGTGGAGCAGAACCTGCAGGCCGTCAAGCAGTGCTCAAACTCCCTGGCCAGCCGCTTCCAGGAGCACTGTCCAGATCTGGAgcgccaggaggctgaggtgcacAAGCTGTGCCAGCGCTTCGACAACCTGTGCCAGCAGGTGGAGCGCAG GGCCCAGAGCCTGCAGAGTGCCAGGGCTGCCTACGACGAATATCGCCGTGGCTATGACCATGTGCTCCAGTTCTTGTCCAACACCCCCAGCTACGAACCCCAGGAGACTGACAGCCTCAGCCAGGTGGAGACCAAGCTGAAGAACCAGAAG AACCTGCTTGATGAGCTAGCAAGCAGGGAACAGGAGGTTCAGGAAGTCTACACCAATTCCCAGCAGTATCAGCAGGCTGTGAAG GACTATGAGCTGGAGGCAGAGAAGCTACGGTCCCTCCTTGACTTGGAGAATGGAAGGAACAGCCACACGGGCAAGCGAGCCAGGCTGCAGTCTCCAGCTGCCaaagtgaaggaggag GAAGCCACTCTGGCTGCCAAGTTCACAGAAGTTAACGCCATCAACAGGCAGAGGCTGCAGAACCTGGAGTTTGCGCTCCATCTCCTGAGACAG cagccagaagcagaagtGACCCAGGAGACTCTGCAAGGGAGCAGGCCAGGCTCCGGCGTGGAGGAGCCGTGGAAGATCAAGAAGGAactggaggaggagatggagaggagGCAACAGCTCGAGAAAGAGGTCAGGAGCGCCCAGGAGGAAATCCGGGCCCTGCAGAACCAGGGGCCACAGGAGTCCCTGGTGCGGAAAGAGGTGCTCAAGAAGGTGCCAGACCCCGAGCTGGAGGAGAGCTTCCAGAAGCTTCAGCAGACCTTGGCTGAAGAGCAGCACAAGAACCAGCTGCTGCAAGAGGAGCTGGAGGCCCTGCAGGCGCGGCTGAAGGCCCTGGAGCATGAGATGCGCGACGGAGGCCAGGAGTACGTGGTGAAGGAAGTCCTGCGCATCGAGCCCGACAAGACACAGGCAGATGAGGTCCTGCAGCTGCGGGAGGAGCTAGAGGTGCTGCGACGGCAGAAGGGCGCCCGGGAGGCCGAGGTGCTCCTCCTGCAGCAGCGTGTGGCTGCCCTGGCTGCTGAGAAGAGCCAGGTGCAAGAGAAGGTCATAGAGAAGGAGGTAGTGAAGCTGCAGAATGATCCAGAGCTGGAGGCCGAGCACCGGCGGCTGCAGGAAGAGAGCCAGCAGGAAGGTCGGCTCCGGGAGAAGCATGAGGAGGAGTTGAGCTTCCTGCAGGCCAAGCTCAGGCGGTTGGAGAAGGAGCGGGCCATGGCCGAGGGCAAGATCACCGTCAAGGAGGTGCTCAAGGTGGAGAAGGACGTGGCTGCCGAGAGGGAGGTCAGTGAGCTCACCCACCAGTATGAGGATGAGGCGGCCAAGGCTCGCGCTGGCCAGCGGGAGAAGACGGAGCTGCTCCGGAAGATCTGGGCCTTAGAGGAGGAGAATGCCAAAGTGGTGGTGCAGGAGAAAGTCAGGGAGATTGTGCGGCCGGACCCCAAGGCTGAGAGCGAAGTAGCTAACCTTCGCTTGGAGCTGGTGGAACAGGAGCGCAGGTACAGGGGTGCTGAGGAGCAGCTCAAGAGCTACCAGAGCGAGCTGGAGGCCCTGCGGAGGCGTGGCCCCCAGGTGGAAGTGAAGGAAGTGACCAAGGAAGTGATCAAGTACACCACAGACCCCGAGACAGAGAAGGAGCTCCAGCGGCTCAGGGAGGAGATCGTGGACAAGACCAGACTGATCGAAAGGTGTGATCTGGAGATCTACCAGCTCAAGCAAGAGATCCAGTCTCTGAAAGACACCAAGCCACAGGTCCAGACCAGAGAAGTGGTCCAGGAGATCCTCCAGTTCCAGGAAGATCCTCAAACCAAGGAAGAGGTGGAGTCTCTACGCATGAAGCTGTCCGAAGAGCAGAAGAAGCAGGTAGATCTACAGGCAGAGCAGGTGATCCAGGAGGAGAAGATCAGGAACAAGGAGGAAGAGCTAGcacaggggaaggagagagtagtACGCCAGGAGGTGGTACAGTACGAGGAGGAGCCGGACCTGCGGGCCGAGGTGAGTGCCTTCACTGACAGCATCGATGCTGAGCTGCGGCAGATTGACAAGTTGCGGGCTGAGCTCCGTCGGCTCCAGCGCCGGCGCGGGGAGCTGGAGCGGCAGCTGGAGGAGCTGGAGCGGGAGAGGCAGGCGCGCAGGGCAGCCGAGCTGGAGGTGCAGTGCCTGCAGCAGCGGCTGGCAGTGTTGGAACAGAAGGAGGCTGAGGCGGAGGCTGGAGAGAAGGTGACCCGCACGCAGAAGGTGGTCCTGCAGCCGGACCCGCAGCAGACCCGGGAGCATGCCCTGCTTCAAGCCCAGCTCGACGAGGAGCGGCATAGGAGGCAGCTGCTGGAAGGTGAGCTTGAGCCCTTGCGTAGAAAGCTGGCCACCCTGGAGAAGGCGGAGATCAAGGAGAAGGTGGTAGTCTCTGAGAGTATCCAGGTGGACAAGGGCGACACAGAGCAGGAGATCCAGAAGCTCCGGAAGAGCCTGGAGGAGGAGAGCCGGAGCAAGAGAGAGCTGGATACTGAGGTGACTCGACTGGAAGCCAAGCTGTCGGAACTAGAATTCTACAACTCCAAGTCATCCAAAGAACTTGACTTCCTCAGGGAAGAGAACCACAAATTGCAGCTGGAGCGGCAAAACCTGCAGTTGGAGACCCGGAGACTCCAGTCAGAAATTGAAATGGTGGGGACAGAGACCCGAGATCTGCAAAAGATGACCTCCGTGGATGCCGGCACCAACCAGGACTCCAGACTGTGGTCCCTGGAGAGGGAGCTGGATGAACTCAAGAGGCTGTCCAAGGACAAGGACCTGGAGATTGATGAGCTGCAGAGACGCCTGGGCTCGGTGGCCGTCAAGAGGGAGCAGCGGGAGAATCACCTGCGGCGCTCCATCGTGGTCATCGACCCAGACACAGGGCGAGAGCTGTCCCCAGAGGAGGCCCGCCGGGCAGGGCTCATCGACTGGAACATGTTCGTGAAACTTAGAAGCCAAGAGTGTGACTGGGAGGAGATATCGGTGAAAGGCCCCAACGGGGAGTCCTCAGTGATCCATGATCGCAAGTCTGGTAAGAAGTTCTCCATTGAGGATGCCCTGCGGAGCGGCCGGCTGACCCCTGCTCAGTATGACCGCTATGTCAACAAAGATATGTCCATTCAGGAGCTGGCGGTTCTGGTGTCTGGGCAGAAGTAG
- the Ppl gene encoding periplakin isoform X2 — protein sequence MNSLFRKRNKGKYSPSVQTRSISNKELSELIEQLQKNADQVEKNIVDTEAKMQSDLGRLQEGRQPEHQDVALQKTSDSEKLLYVLEADSAIAKHMRHPQGDMIAEDIRQLKERVANLRKKHKQIYSLAVKEMDPQVNWASLVEEKLDKLSGQGFGTELPLVDSQVEQHNIFHNEVKAIGAHLAKDGDKEQNSELQAKYQKLLAASQARQQHLSSLQDYMQRCTNELYWLDQQAKARVQYDWSDRNLDFPSRRRQYENFINRNLEAKEERINKLHSEGDQLLAADHPGRNSIEAHMEAVHADWKEYLNLLICEESHLKYMEDYHQFHKDLKDAQELLRKVDSDLNQKYSPDFKDRYQIELLLRELDDQEKALDKYEDVVRGLQRRGQQVVPLKFRRETPLKPIPVEALCDFEGDQGLISRGYSYTLQKNNGESWELTDSAGNKLTAPAVCFIIPPTDPEALALADSLGSQYRSVRQKAAGSKRTLQQRHEVLRTENPGDASDLQGRQLLASLDKVASDLDRQEKAVTGILRPPLEQGRAVQDSAERSKDLKNITNEVLRMEAEKARSTAECEAFAQALPGSGTAPLLRSRVENINRKYERLVQLLNSAQEKVDTANRLEKSLQQGRELLASHETWLIQDETVPESQNILDSKRQELEAMASELQAQKSLLGEVEQNLQAVKQCSNSLASRFQEHCPDLERQEAEVHKLCQRFDNLCQQVERRAQSLQSARAAYDEYRRGYDHVLQFLSNTPSYEPQETDSLSQVETKLKNQKNLLDELASREQEVQEVYTNSQQYQQAVKDYELEAEKLRSLLDLENGRNSHTGKRARLQSPAAKVKEEEATLAAKFTEVNAINRQRLQNLEFALHLLRQPEAEVTQETLQGSRPGSGVEEPWKIKKELEEEMERRQQLEKEVRSAQEEIRALQNQGPQESLVRKEVLKKVPDPELEESFQKLQQTLAEEQHKNQLLQEELEALQARLKALEHEMRDGGQEYVVKEVLRIEPDKTQADEVLQLREELEVLRRQKGAREAEVLLLQQRVAALAAEKSQVQEKVIEKEVVKLQNDPELEAEHRRLQEESQQEGRLREKHEEELSFLQAKLRRLEKERAMAEGKITVKEVLKVEKDVAAEREVSELTHQYEDEAAKARAGQREKTELLRKIWALEEENAKVVVQEKVREIVRPDPKAESEVANLRLELVEQERRYRGAEEQLKSYQSELEALRRRGPQVEVKEVTKEVIKYTTDPETEKELQRLREEIVDKTRLIERCDLEIYQLKQEIQSLKDTKPQVQTREVVQEILQFQEDPQTKEEVESLRMKLSEEQKKQVDLQAEQVIQEEKIRNKEEELAQGKERVVRQEVVQYEEEPDLRAEVSAFTDSIDAELRQIDKLRAELRRLQRRRGELERQLEELERERQARRAAELEVQCLQQRLAVLEQKEAEAEAGEKVTRTQKVVLQPDPQQTREHALLQAQLDEERHRRQLLEGELEPLRRKLATLEKAEIKEKVVVSESIQVDKGDTEQEIQKLRKSLEEESRSKRELDTEVTRLEAKLSELEFYNSKSSKELDFLREENHKLQLERQNLQLETRRLQSEIEMVGTETRDLQKMTSVDAGTNQDSRLWSLERELDELKRLSKDKDLEIDELQRRLGSVAVKREQRENHLRRSIVVIDPDTGRELSPEEARRAGLIDWNMFVKLRSQECDWEEISVKGPNGESSVIHDRKSGKKFSIEDALRSGRLTPAQYDRYVNKDMSIQELAVLVSGQK from the exons CATCTCCAACAAGGAGCTCTCGGAGCTGATCGAGCAGCTGCAGAAGAATGCAGACCAGGTGGAAAAGAACATTGTGGACACGGAGGCCAAGATGCAGAGT GACTTGGGCCGGCTGCAGGAGGGACGGCAGCCAGAACACCAGGATGTGGCACTACAGAAGACATCCGACTCGGAGAAGCTGCTTTATGTGCTGGAGGCCGACTCGGCCATCGCCAAGCATATGCGGCACCCGCAGGGGGACATGATTGCTGAGGA cATCCGCCAGCTAAAAGAGCGAGTAGCCAATCTCCGCAAGAAACACAAGCAGATCTACAGCCTGGCGGTGAAGGAGATGGACCCCCAGGTCAACTGGGCGTCACTGGTGGAAGAGAAGCTG GACAAGCTGAGTGGCCAGGGTTTTGGGACGGAGCTGCCGCTGGTAGACAGCCAGGTGGAACAGCACAACATCTTCCACAACGAGGTCAAGGCCATCGGGGCCCACCTGGCTAAGGATGGGGACAAG GAACAGAACAGCGAGCTGCAGGCCAAGTACCAGAAGCTGCTG GCTGCGTCCCAGGCCCGACAGCAACACCTGAGCTCGCTGCAGGATTACATGCAGCGCTGCACCAATGAGTTGTACTGGCTGGACCAGCAGGCCAAGGCCCGCGTGCAGTACGACTGGAGTGATCGCAACCTGGACTTCCCCAGCCGCCGGCGCCAGTATGAG AATTTTATCAACCGGAATCTGGAGGCCAAAGAAGAGAGAATCAACAAGCTGCACAGTGAGGGAGATCAACTACTGGCAGCTGACCACCCGGGGAGGAACTCCATTGAG GCCCACATGGAAGCCGTTCATGCAGACTGGAAGGAGTACCTGAACCTGCTCATCTGCGAAGAGAGTCACCTGAAGTACATGGAGGATTACCATCAG TTCCACAAAGACTTGAAGGACGCTCAAGAGCTGCTGCGCAAGGTGGACTCGGACCTCAACCAGAAATACAGCCCCGACTTCAAGGACCGATACCAGATCGAGCTTCTGCTGCGTGAGCTGGAC GACCAGGAGAAGGCCCTGGACAAATACGAGGATGTGGTGCGGGGGCTGCAGAGGCGCGGGCAGCAGGTGGTGCCGCTCAAATTCCGCCGGGAGACACCCCTCAAGCCCATCCCTGTGGAGGCGCTCTGTGACTTTGAGGGTGACCAG ggCTTGATCTCCCGTGGCTATAGCTACACCTTGCAGAAGAACAACGGGGAGAGCTGGGAACTAACAGATAGCGCTGGGAACAAGCTGACTGCCCCCGCCGTGTGCTTCATCATCCCTCCCACTGACCCAgaggccctggctctggctgACAG CTTGGGCAGTCAGTACCGAAGTGTGCGACAGAAGGCGGCAGGAAGCAAGCGCACCCTGCAGCAGCGGCACGAGGTGCTGAGGACGGAGAACCCTGGAG ATGCCTCTGACCTGCAGGGACGGCAGCTGCTGGCCAGCTTGGACAAGGTGGCCAGTGACTTGGACAGACAGGAGAAAGCCGTCACGGGGATCCTGCGGCCACCCTTGGAGCAGGGACGGGCTGTGCAGGACAGTGCTGAGCGGTCCAAGGACCTCAAG AACATCACCAACGAGGTGTTGCGGATGGAGGCGGAGAAGGCCCGGAGCACAGCCGAGTGCGAGGCGTTCGCCCAGGCACTCCCCGGCAGTGGCACAGCACCCTTGCTGAGGAGCCGGGTGGAGAACATTAATCGGAAATACGAGCGCCTGGTGCAGCTGCTCAACTCGGCCCAGGAGAA GGTGGACACAGCCAACCGCCTTGAGAAGAGCCTGCAGCAGGGCCGGGAGCTGCTGGCCTCCCACGAGACCTGGCTGATCCAGGACGAAACAGTGCCAGAGAGCCAGAACATTCTGGACAGCAAGAGGCAGGAGCTGGAg GCCATGGCCTCTGAGCTGCAGGCCCAGAAGTCCCTCCTGGGTGAGGTGGAGCAGAACCTGCAGGCCGTCAAGCAGTGCTCAAACTCCCTGGCCAGCCGCTTCCAGGAGCACTGTCCAGATCTGGAgcgccaggaggctgaggtgcacAAGCTGTGCCAGCGCTTCGACAACCTGTGCCAGCAGGTGGAGCGCAG GGCCCAGAGCCTGCAGAGTGCCAGGGCTGCCTACGACGAATATCGCCGTGGCTATGACCATGTGCTCCAGTTCTTGTCCAACACCCCCAGCTACGAACCCCAGGAGACTGACAGCCTCAGCCAGGTGGAGACCAAGCTGAAGAACCAGAAG AACCTGCTTGATGAGCTAGCAAGCAGGGAACAGGAGGTTCAGGAAGTCTACACCAATTCCCAGCAGTATCAGCAGGCTGTGAAG GACTATGAGCTGGAGGCAGAGAAGCTACGGTCCCTCCTTGACTTGGAGAATGGAAGGAACAGCCACACGGGCAAGCGAGCCAGGCTGCAGTCTCCAGCTGCCaaagtgaaggaggag GAAGCCACTCTGGCTGCCAAGTTCACAGAAGTTAACGCCATCAACAGGCAGAGGCTGCAGAACCTGGAGTTTGCGCTCCATCTCCTGAGACAG ccagaagcagaagtGACCCAGGAGACTCTGCAAGGGAGCAGGCCAGGCTCCGGCGTGGAGGAGCCGTGGAAGATCAAGAAGGAactggaggaggagatggagaggagGCAACAGCTCGAGAAAGAGGTCAGGAGCGCCCAGGAGGAAATCCGGGCCCTGCAGAACCAGGGGCCACAGGAGTCCCTGGTGCGGAAAGAGGTGCTCAAGAAGGTGCCAGACCCCGAGCTGGAGGAGAGCTTCCAGAAGCTTCAGCAGACCTTGGCTGAAGAGCAGCACAAGAACCAGCTGCTGCAAGAGGAGCTGGAGGCCCTGCAGGCGCGGCTGAAGGCCCTGGAGCATGAGATGCGCGACGGAGGCCAGGAGTACGTGGTGAAGGAAGTCCTGCGCATCGAGCCCGACAAGACACAGGCAGATGAGGTCCTGCAGCTGCGGGAGGAGCTAGAGGTGCTGCGACGGCAGAAGGGCGCCCGGGAGGCCGAGGTGCTCCTCCTGCAGCAGCGTGTGGCTGCCCTGGCTGCTGAGAAGAGCCAGGTGCAAGAGAAGGTCATAGAGAAGGAGGTAGTGAAGCTGCAGAATGATCCAGAGCTGGAGGCCGAGCACCGGCGGCTGCAGGAAGAGAGCCAGCAGGAAGGTCGGCTCCGGGAGAAGCATGAGGAGGAGTTGAGCTTCCTGCAGGCCAAGCTCAGGCGGTTGGAGAAGGAGCGGGCCATGGCCGAGGGCAAGATCACCGTCAAGGAGGTGCTCAAGGTGGAGAAGGACGTGGCTGCCGAGAGGGAGGTCAGTGAGCTCACCCACCAGTATGAGGATGAGGCGGCCAAGGCTCGCGCTGGCCAGCGGGAGAAGACGGAGCTGCTCCGGAAGATCTGGGCCTTAGAGGAGGAGAATGCCAAAGTGGTGGTGCAGGAGAAAGTCAGGGAGATTGTGCGGCCGGACCCCAAGGCTGAGAGCGAAGTAGCTAACCTTCGCTTGGAGCTGGTGGAACAGGAGCGCAGGTACAGGGGTGCTGAGGAGCAGCTCAAGAGCTACCAGAGCGAGCTGGAGGCCCTGCGGAGGCGTGGCCCCCAGGTGGAAGTGAAGGAAGTGACCAAGGAAGTGATCAAGTACACCACAGACCCCGAGACAGAGAAGGAGCTCCAGCGGCTCAGGGAGGAGATCGTGGACAAGACCAGACTGATCGAAAGGTGTGATCTGGAGATCTACCAGCTCAAGCAAGAGATCCAGTCTCTGAAAGACACCAAGCCACAGGTCCAGACCAGAGAAGTGGTCCAGGAGATCCTCCAGTTCCAGGAAGATCCTCAAACCAAGGAAGAGGTGGAGTCTCTACGCATGAAGCTGTCCGAAGAGCAGAAGAAGCAGGTAGATCTACAGGCAGAGCAGGTGATCCAGGAGGAGAAGATCAGGAACAAGGAGGAAGAGCTAGcacaggggaaggagagagtagtACGCCAGGAGGTGGTACAGTACGAGGAGGAGCCGGACCTGCGGGCCGAGGTGAGTGCCTTCACTGACAGCATCGATGCTGAGCTGCGGCAGATTGACAAGTTGCGGGCTGAGCTCCGTCGGCTCCAGCGCCGGCGCGGGGAGCTGGAGCGGCAGCTGGAGGAGCTGGAGCGGGAGAGGCAGGCGCGCAGGGCAGCCGAGCTGGAGGTGCAGTGCCTGCAGCAGCGGCTGGCAGTGTTGGAACAGAAGGAGGCTGAGGCGGAGGCTGGAGAGAAGGTGACCCGCACGCAGAAGGTGGTCCTGCAGCCGGACCCGCAGCAGACCCGGGAGCATGCCCTGCTTCAAGCCCAGCTCGACGAGGAGCGGCATAGGAGGCAGCTGCTGGAAGGTGAGCTTGAGCCCTTGCGTAGAAAGCTGGCCACCCTGGAGAAGGCGGAGATCAAGGAGAAGGTGGTAGTCTCTGAGAGTATCCAGGTGGACAAGGGCGACACAGAGCAGGAGATCCAGAAGCTCCGGAAGAGCCTGGAGGAGGAGAGCCGGAGCAAGAGAGAGCTGGATACTGAGGTGACTCGACTGGAAGCCAAGCTGTCGGAACTAGAATTCTACAACTCCAAGTCATCCAAAGAACTTGACTTCCTCAGGGAAGAGAACCACAAATTGCAGCTGGAGCGGCAAAACCTGCAGTTGGAGACCCGGAGACTCCAGTCAGAAATTGAAATGGTGGGGACAGAGACCCGAGATCTGCAAAAGATGACCTCCGTGGATGCCGGCACCAACCAGGACTCCAGACTGTGGTCCCTGGAGAGGGAGCTGGATGAACTCAAGAGGCTGTCCAAGGACAAGGACCTGGAGATTGATGAGCTGCAGAGACGCCTGGGCTCGGTGGCCGTCAAGAGGGAGCAGCGGGAGAATCACCTGCGGCGCTCCATCGTGGTCATCGACCCAGACACAGGGCGAGAGCTGTCCCCAGAGGAGGCCCGCCGGGCAGGGCTCATCGACTGGAACATGTTCGTGAAACTTAGAAGCCAAGAGTGTGACTGGGAGGAGATATCGGTGAAAGGCCCCAACGGGGAGTCCTCAGTGATCCATGATCGCAAGTCTGGTAAGAAGTTCTCCATTGAGGATGCCCTGCGGAGCGGCCGGCTGACCCCTGCTCAGTATGACCGCTATGTCAACAAAGATATGTCCATTCAGGAGCTGGCGGTTCTGGTGTCTGGGCAGAAGTAG